The nucleotide sequence GCACGGCAGGCAAAGAGCGGATGTAAACCACCACCGACGCAAGATCTTCATCCGACATGCGGCGGAAATTCGGATAGGGCATGAGCGGGAAAAGCGTGCGTCCATCATGGCCGATGCCTTCACGAATCGCGCGCGCTAGTTGATCGTCCGTCCATGAACCGGCGCCGGTCTCTTTATCGGCGGTCAGGTTCGGAGCGACGATGCGTCCGGGGAAACCTTCGCCGGGGAAGAGTTGTCCTGCCCCTTCGCGCCCTGCCACGAGTGCTCCACCGGGCGACTTCCAGTCGTGCTCAGTGTGGCAGTCGAGGCATCCCAGAACAGCACGCGAGAGATATTCTCCACGCGCCAGGCGGGCAGGCGTGGAGTCAAAGTGCCGGTCGGTCAGAGCACGTGATCGAGGTCCCAGGAAAGGCCGCCAGCCGACCGTAAACGTGATGGCAGACGCCAGAATCAACACTAGAAAGCCGACTACGTAGAGGAAAATCTTCAGGCCCTTGCTCATTGTCGATAGGCTCGTTGGGCAGAAATCCGCATCGGAGGTGAGTAATCCGACGGTGTCTGCTCTGGAAGTATAACGGCAAAC is from Acidobacteriota bacterium and encodes:
- a CDS encoding c-type cytochrome produces the protein MSKGLKIFLYVVGFLVLILASAITFTVGWRPFLGPRSRALTDRHFDSTPARLARGEYLSRAVLGCLDCHTEHDWKSPGGALVAGREGAGQLFPGEGFPGRIVAPNLTADKETGAGSWTDDQLARAIREGIGHDGRTLFPLMPYPNFRRMSDEDLASVVVYIRSLPAVRNPLPQTEIASPVKYLIRSAPEPLTAPVAPPDLSTPERRGAYLVTLASCQDCHTPAVNGQPDRDKAFAGGMEFKGPWGYAKSANITPDKTGISYYDENRFVEALRTGSVMGRPLNPIMPWDGYRRMTDEDLKAIFAYLKTVKPVENRVPHAATE